CCTCACTTTCTTCATAAAACTCGATTTCTGACAAATCCATCAACTCTTGCAACTTAAGACGAAAGCCATCACAATTTTGAATGGAATGTCCAACAACCCCCATATGGAATTTGCAAGAAAGGGTGAGATCTGTCCTACTTCTTTTATCTCTATCGGTTCTGGAGTGATGGCTTTTATTTTGGACAACGCCTCAAACACTCTATCCATCGGTGTTCGAATCTCGTCGACATTCTTTTTCACCCTTTGAATCATCCCTTCATGTATTGCATTCACTGTCGGACCTCCATGGTTAGGCAAGGGATTCCTATCAACATTTGAATTATCTTTTTTtggcaaaatttaaaagtcctGCCTTAATGAGAGCTTGGACCTTATGTTTTAAAGCAGTACAATTCTCGGTGGAGTGCCTTTGAATTCCAAAATGGTAATCACAATGTGCATTCGGGTCATACCATTTCGGGAAAGGTGATCGGAGTGGTTCTAAAGGGGTTCGAGCAAGGAGTCAATTTTCTATGAGTTGTGGCAACAATGTAGTGTAAGGGACTGGAATAGGATCAAACTTTGGTTTTTCTAGGGTAGTTCTAGGTCCTCTTTGACCATGACCAGGATTATTGATTGAAGCTACCGGTCTTGGTGGTGGAGTTTgtggaagaacattggtttgAAATGTTGGTTGCGGGGCAGGTTGGTACACATATGGGTTTTGTGTGATGTTGCCTATGTTCGGATAGAAGGGTTGGTATGGGGGGTACGGGTAATACGGGTTAAAATTGTGGGCTTGTTGGCTGTCGTGAGCGACTGCTTGCACAtccccttcttttttcttgggcGTATTCCCTCTCTTTGAGCTGGCAACTTCATGCCCTTCAATTTTGCCACTTTTGATAGCTCCTTCTATTATTTCTCCCGATAAGACCAAATCTGTAAAGTTTTTTGTGGCATTGCCGATCAAGCGCTCATAGAATGGAGCTCGGAGTGTGTTTATGAACAAAACAGTCATCTCCTTATCAGTGAGAGGTGGCTGAACTTGCGCTGTTGTATCTCTCCACCTTTGGGCATATTCCTTGAAGTTCTCGCTTTGCTTTTTTTCCATAGTCTGCAATGACAACCGATCAGGGGCTAATTCAGCCACATGCTTGTATTGGGCTATAAAGGCTCTTGCTAGATCTTTCCAAGTTTTAATATGATTTCGATCTAGCTGTACGTACCACCGAGCAGCTGACCCAGTCAAGCTATCTTGGAAAAAATGGATCAACAACTTATCATCGTGAGACTGTGCAGCCATCTTCCGACAATACATGGTAATATGTGCCATGGGACATTTTGTTCcgtcatatttttcaaatttcggAAACTTGAACTTGGCAGGGATCAATATATCCGGCACTAAGCATAGCTCGGTTGCGTCCATGGTACCAAACCTATCAACTCCTTTGATAGCACGAAGACGTTCTTCCAACAGATCATACTTTTTCTggtccttttcattttttcctgTTTGTGACAAGTCCTTTCTTAGTTTTTCTTGCTCTTTTGGATCGTCTAAATCTGGGACATGTATTGGTTCAGCAAGATTTATCCCAGAATATGGCCCAAATTGCCCGTGAGTCGGTTGATGGCCTAGCGGGGGTGGTGCATTGTAATAAACGGATGGCATCACTTGAGGGTGGACCCTTTGAAAGGTTTGGGCATGTGGTGGAGTGAACCCTAGGGGATAGGATGGATCATCCCTTTGGTTTCCACTGTCTTGTGCTGGTGGGTTTTCTGACGGAGCTGACTCTTCTGCAAccctttttcctttacttAAGCTTGTTATCAATTCCATCATCTTTGCTAACtgttctctcatttcttcttgagCTCTCTCCATTCTATCCATTCGCtcactttgttcttcttccatgatcctTGCTCGTCGACGCGTATTATGAACACGTTGGTCACTTGGCTTAGGTGGTCGAGCTATTTTTGGAACCTTATTGTAATCATAAACGTGAATTAGATGCATGTATGAATGAAAAAATGAACCCCTTATCTTTATTTACAGGTGAAAATACTTATTGTCATGAAATGAGGATTTATGCACATATGAATGATCATGTACTAAAAGTATCTGTCACATAACACCCCTCAACAAAGTAATTCAGTGCATAAGCTATTGTTTCTTGTTACAATTCAGGAGTCATCTTTTGCATCTACTTCGTCAATGGTTGTCAAATGACATACTTTTCCTATATGCAAAATTATGATGCAAACATGCATATGCAAAAAGTTCAAGTTAGTACAGTAAATAGGAATTCCAAAAGCTAttctaattaaaaaagatgaataaaaataattaatgatatgATGCCTTTATTACTTTACAGAGAAGAACTTAGAACAAGAggattatgaaaattcctttaTGTGTACCTAGTCAAAAGGTATATTCTCACGGGTGAAGCTCTACCTAAGTAAAGGCGACTCTCGGTATTCTACATGCTGAGTTTGGGTTGAAAATGGAGCTAAAGGTTCCCAAATCGCTCCTCATTGTCGTCCACAcggactagtaaggcaccccggtcctcacccattacaggcttcaaacggactaggttcgatttgagtgggagtcttcactagcccatgcggaggttatcacctcacgatAGCGTAGCTACTTAACCCCCTCTTAATTAAGGACAAAGCCCGGGTGGAAggcttatgcatgaatgcaagaTGTGTAGTGTGTGAGAAGGAATATACTGACCTTGGACCAATAATTTCACATTCCCCTTATCCTAAATTTCCCGCAATTATTAAAAACAGTGAAGTAATAAcagcaaaataaataaatgcattaaacaaaaatatgccAAATTGATGCTAGGGAAAACCACAAATTATTCAAGGCTAAAGATaacttatgattaattaatggcTTGACTCTCGAAGATNNNNNNNNNNNNNNNNNNNNNNNNNNNNNNNNNNNNNNNNNNNNNNNNNNNNNNNNNNNNNNNNNNNNNNNNNNNNNNNNNNNNNNNNNNNNNNNNNNNNNNNNNNNNNNNNNNNNNNNNNNNNNNNNNNNNNNNNNNNNNNNNNNNNNNNNNNNNNNNNNNNNNNNNNNNNNNNNNNNNNNNNNNNNNNNNNNNNNNNNNNNNNNNNNNNNNNNNNNNNNNNNNNNNNNNNNNNNNNNNNNNNNNNNNNNNNNNNNNNNNNNNNNNNNNNNNNNNNNNNNNNNNNNNNNNNNNNNNNNNNNNNNNNNNNNNNNNNNNNNNNNNNNNNNNNNNNNNNNNNNNNNNNNNNNNNNNNNNNNNNNNNNNNNNNNNNNNNNNNNNNNNNNNNNNNNNNNNNNNNNNNNNNNNNNNNNNNNNNNNNNNNNNNNNNNNNNNNNNNNNNNNNNNNNNNNNNNNNNNNNNNNNNNNNNNNNNNNNNNNNNNNNNNNNNNNNNNNNNNNNNNNNNNNNNNNNNNNNNNNNNNNNNNNNNNNNNNNNNNNNNNNNNNNNNNNNNNNNNNNNNNNNNNNNNNNNNNNNNNNNNNNNNNNNNNNNNNNNNNNNNNNNNNNNNNNNNNNNNNNNNNNNNNNNNNNNNNNNNNNNNNNNNNNNNNNNNNNNNNNNNNNNNNNNNNNNNNNNNNNNNNNNNNNNNNNNNNNNNNNNNNNNNNNNNNNNNNNNNNNNNNNNNNNNNNNNNNNNNNNNNNNNNNNNNNNNNNNNNNNNNNNNNNNNNNNNNNNNNNNNNNNNNNNNNNNNNNNNNNNNNNNNNNNNNNNNNNNNNNNNNNNNNNNNNNNNNNNNNNNNNNNNNNNNNNNNNNNNNNNNNNNNNNNNNNNNNNNNNNNNNNNNNNNNNNNNNNNNNNNNNNNNNNNNNNNNNNNNNNNNNNNNNNNNNNNNNNNNNNNNNNNNNNNNNNNNNNNNNNNNNNNNNNNNNNNNNNNNNNNNNNNNNNNNNNNNNNNNNNNNNNNNNNNNNNNNNNNNNNNNNNNNNNNNNNNNNNNNNNNNNNNNNNNNNNNNNNNNNNNNNNNNNNNNNNNNNNNNNNNNNNNNNNNNNNNNNNNNNNNNNNNNNNNNNNNNNNNNNNNNNNNNNNNNNNNNNNNNNNNNNNNNNNNNNNNNNNNNNNNNNNNNNNNNNNNNNNNNNNNNNNNNNNNNNNNNNNNNNNNNNNNNNNNNNNNNNNNNNNNNNNNNNNNNNNNNNNNNNNNNNNNNNNNNNNNNNNNNNNNNNNNNNNNNNNNNNNNNNNNNNNNNNNNNNNNNNNNNNNNNNNNNNNNNNNNNNNNNNNNNNNNNNNNNNNNNNNNNNNNNNNNNNNNNNNNNNNNNNNNNNNNNNNNNNNNNNNNNNNNNNNNNNNNNNNNNNNNNNNNNNNNNNNNNNNNNNNNNNNNNNNNNNNNNNNNNNNNNNNNNNNNNNNNNNNNNNNNNNNNNNNNNNNNNNNNNNNNNNNNNNNNNNNNNNNNNNNNNNNNNNNNNNNNNNNNNNNNNNNNNNNNNNNNNNNNNNNNNNNNNNNNNNNNNNNNNNNNNNNNNNNNNNNNNNNNNNNNNNNNNNNNNNNNNNNNNNNNNNNNNNNNNNNNNNNNNNNNNNNNNNNNNNNNNNNNNNNNNNNNNNNNNNNNNNNNNNNNNNNNNNNNNNNNNNNNNNNNNNNNNNNNNNNNNNNNNNNNNNNNNNNNNNNNNNNNNNNNNNNNNNNNNNNNNNNNNNNNNNNNNNNNNNNNNNNNNNNNNNNNNNNNNNNNNNNNNNNNNNNNNNNNNNNNNNNNNNNNNNNNNNNNNNNNNNNNNNNNNNNNNNNNNNNNNNNNNNNNNNNNNNNNNNNNNNNNNNNNNNNNNNNNNNNNNNNNNNNNNNNNNNGCacccccccttttttttttttttttttattatttatttatttaattattattattatatatatttttttaggtGTCTACAGCAACTCCTCTAGCTTTTGGAAATAAGTTTTGTAAAGAAGATGGTTCTGCAGCTATTGATGATTCAATTTACAGAAGTCTAATAGGTTCATTGTTGTATTTGGCAGCAACTAGGCTAGATTTGATGTGTGCTACATGTTTATTGTCCAGATTCATGTAAGCTCCTACACAGTTACATTTTAAAGCTGCCAAAAAAATCCTCAAGTATACTAAAATAATTGCTGATTTTGGCCTGAGGTTTATGAAACAAGAGAGTGGGGATTTAGTTGGATATAGTGATAGTGACTGGGCAGGGTCACTTGATGATTCTAAGAGCACAACTGGgttctgtttttctttcaatAGTGCAGTTTTCTCATAGAATTCAAAGAAGCAAAGTATTGTTGCACAATGTACTGCAAAAGCTGAGTACATAGCAACTACAGCAGCTGTAAATCAGTTGAAGTGGTTGAGGAAAATTCTTAATGATCTTGGTTTCAAACAAGATAAGAGCACCATGATCTTTGTTGATAATTTTTCTACCATTGCAATAGCCAAAAATCTAATTCATCATGGGAGAACCAAGCATATCAAGGTAAAATATCATGTTCTTGGAAAGGTagtgaatgaaaaagaagttgAACTCAAGCATTGCAATACAGAGGTTCAGATAGCTGATATATTAACCAAAGGTTTATCTAGGGAGAGATTTGAAATGCTCAGAACTCTTCTTGGAGTGCACCAGATTTCAAATCATGGGGGAGTGTTGGAAAATGATctttaatatgaaaaataaactaTTGAAGGCTGGTGGAAAACAACTGAAgtaattgaattttgaaagGTGGTTTGAGCTAAGTAAAACGATGTCACAGAGGCATTTATGTGTTTGAGGAGGATCGATGAGTGGTTCTGGAGCTGCCGGTGCATGGTCCAACTGCAAACACGAAAATGTTATTCGATAATCACATATGGAATTGGAGAACACAAAATCGTTACAATTGTCCTTACCGGCTGTTCACTGCCTTGACCATGGTCGTCCCCTTCGTCCATCAATTCAGGGC
The window above is part of the Theobroma cacao cultivar B97-61/B2 unplaced genomic scaffold, Criollo_cocoa_genome_V2, whole genome shotgun sequence genome. Proteins encoded here:
- the LOC108663958 gene encoding uncharacterized protein LOC108663958, which translates into the protein MEDRSNLGLGARQKRRSLKEKRASSGTKRMRTAAALIEELSGPELMDEGDDHGQGSEQPVPKIARPPKPSDQRVHNTRRRARIMEEEQSERMDRMERAQEEMREQLAKMMELITSLSKGKRVAEESAPSENPPAQDSGNQRDDPSYPLGFTPPHAQTFQRVHPQVMPSVYYNAPPPLGHQPTHGQFGPYSGINLAEPIHVPDLDDPKEQEKLRKDLSQTGKNEKDQKKYDLLEERLRAIKGVDRFGTMDATELCLVPDILIPAKFKFPKFEKYDGTKCPMAHITMYCRKMAAQSHDDKLLIHFFQDSLTGSAARWYVQLDRNHIKTWKDLARAFIAQYKHVAELAPDRLSLQTMEKKQSENFKEYAQRWRDTTAQVQPPLTDKEMTVLFINTLRAPFYERLIGNATKNFTDLVLSGEIIEGAIKSGKIEGHEVASSKRGNTPKKKEGDVQAVAHDSQQAHNFNPYYPYPPYQPFYPNIGNITQNPYVYQPAPQPTFQTNVLPQTPPPRPVASINNPGHGQRGPRTTLEKPKFDPIPVPYTTLLPQLIEN